The Paenalcaligenes faecalis genome has a window encoding:
- a CDS encoding ABC transporter ATP-binding protein yields MSLTSTLTSTPHQSDVVLACNNISRWFGGLHAVKHVTMEIRKGETLGLVGPNGSGKTTTVNAITGFFPPQEGEILYMGRPIHKMRPHEVAQQGIARTFQNVALFKGMSVLDNILLGRHNFMKPSVLSSMFYWWSAQKEEIKNRYKVEEIIDLLQLEDVRDEMVDVIPLGTQKRVELARALVAEPQFLILDEPMAGMNQEEKEYMVRFILDAKEALGLTILLIEHHMDVVTAICDRLVVLNNGQKIKEGLPLEAISDPDVVAAYIGRVDHAAA; encoded by the coding sequence ATGAGCTTAACGTCAACGTTAACGTCAACACCGCATCAATCTGATGTAGTGCTGGCGTGCAATAACATCAGCCGATGGTTTGGTGGCTTACACGCTGTCAAACACGTGACTATGGAAATTCGTAAAGGAGAAACACTAGGACTCGTGGGCCCTAACGGCTCGGGCAAAACCACGACTGTCAACGCCATTACCGGTTTTTTCCCTCCACAAGAGGGTGAAATCCTTTATATGGGACGCCCTATCCATAAAATGCGCCCCCACGAAGTCGCGCAGCAGGGCATTGCACGTACCTTTCAAAACGTCGCTTTATTTAAAGGCATGAGCGTTTTAGACAACATCTTATTAGGTCGCCATAACTTCATGAAGCCAAGTGTACTTAGCTCTATGTTTTATTGGTGGTCAGCACAAAAAGAAGAAATCAAAAATCGCTATAAAGTCGAGGAAATCATTGATTTACTGCAACTCGAAGACGTGCGCGATGAAATGGTGGACGTAATCCCTTTAGGTACACAAAAGCGTGTAGAGCTAGCCCGAGCCTTAGTCGCTGAGCCACAGTTCTTAATCTTGGATGAACCCATGGCGGGGATGAACCAAGAAGAAAAAGAATACATGGTGCGCTTTATCTTAGATGCCAAAGAAGCCCTAGGTCTAACCATTCTGCTCATTGAGCACCACATGGATGTGGTCACAGCCATTTGTGATCGTCTGGTGGTGCTAAACAATGGACAAAAAATCAAAGAGGGCTTACCTCTAGAGGCCATTAGTGACCCCGATGTGGTCGCCGCCTACATTGGGAGGGTTGATCATGCAGCCGCTTGA
- a CDS encoding AMP-binding protein — MSRKSSVHGSTQVALTNLTIGDYFDDIVKKHAGKDALVSCAESIHWTWQQLHDQVQSTAAGFLAIGLVPGDRLAIWAQNSSAWLTTELACAKTGIILVNINPSARPAELVEQLNAVQAKGLIFQAQFKSSHYAQMLQELLPELTHSEIGQLHAKAIPSLRHLIQIDDQAPAGMLDLKTVIDQGRMLPADAVAQAQASLSADCIHNIQFSSALGTHAAPVTLSHKNLLNNGYFIGVQLRLSDQDRVCIPVPLFHCFGMVMGNMACIAHGATMVYPDQSFDPEQVLKAVDQQKCTALYGVPAMFIAILDHPALKNSDVSSLRTGIMAGAPCPIEVMERVTTELHMPQVVIGYGMTESSPISFMSSVDDPLALRVSTVGTVQPHIQAQIIDEHNDIVPVGTVGQLRVQGYHVMKGYWQRDDLTQQVIKDGWLYTGDLARFDENGYCQIVGNIKDMIIRGGENIYLAEVHAFIRQHPSIAELILFGVPDPRLGQELCAAIRLHDGHSLDTEQLRQYCHGNIAHYKIPRYVLCYDQFPVAENQNTKDLLQTDAITKLSL, encoded by the coding sequence ATGAGTCGCAAGAGCTCTGTACACGGCAGTACCCAAGTTGCACTCACCAACTTAACTATTGGTGATTATTTTGATGACATTGTAAAAAAACACGCAGGAAAAGACGCTCTTGTTAGTTGTGCTGAATCCATTCACTGGACATGGCAACAGTTGCATGACCAGGTTCAATCCACTGCGGCTGGTTTTTTAGCTATAGGCCTTGTCCCAGGCGATAGACTCGCTATTTGGGCTCAAAACAGCAGTGCGTGGTTAACCACAGAACTGGCTTGTGCAAAAACAGGCATTATTCTGGTTAACATCAATCCATCAGCTCGACCCGCTGAGCTGGTTGAACAGCTCAATGCCGTCCAAGCCAAAGGCCTCATTTTTCAGGCGCAATTCAAAAGCAGCCACTATGCACAAATGCTGCAGGAGTTACTGCCTGAACTCACTCACTCTGAGATCGGTCAATTACACGCAAAAGCAATCCCTAGTCTGCGTCATTTAATCCAAATTGATGACCAAGCCCCAGCAGGAATGCTGGATTTAAAAACGGTCATTGATCAGGGCCGTATGCTGCCCGCTGATGCCGTCGCCCAGGCACAGGCCTCTCTTTCTGCGGACTGCATTCACAACATTCAATTCAGCAGCGCTTTAGGCACCCATGCCGCACCCGTCACACTCAGCCACAAAAACCTACTAAATAACGGTTATTTTATTGGCGTACAACTACGACTCTCTGACCAAGACCGCGTATGTATTCCTGTACCGCTATTCCATTGTTTTGGCATGGTAATGGGCAACATGGCATGCATCGCACACGGTGCAACAATGGTCTATCCAGACCAAAGCTTTGACCCTGAACAGGTCTTAAAGGCCGTTGATCAGCAAAAATGCACCGCCTTATATGGTGTACCGGCTATGTTCATCGCCATCCTTGATCACCCGGCCTTAAAAAACAGCGACGTCAGCTCTCTGCGCACGGGGATTATGGCGGGCGCCCCTTGCCCCATCGAGGTCATGGAGCGGGTCACCACCGAACTTCACATGCCTCAGGTCGTCATTGGCTACGGCATGACTGAATCTTCTCCCATCTCTTTCATGAGCTCCGTTGACGACCCTCTAGCTTTACGTGTCAGCACAGTAGGTACGGTGCAGCCACACATACAAGCCCAAATCATTGACGAACACAACGATATTGTTCCTGTTGGTACCGTAGGTCAACTACGCGTACAGGGCTATCACGTCATGAAAGGCTACTGGCAACGCGACGACCTAACACAACAGGTCATCAAAGACGGCTGGCTCTATACCGGTGACCTAGCTCGATTTGATGAAAATGGCTATTGCCAAATTGTAGGCAACATTAAAGACATGATTATTCGTGGTGGCGAAAATATTTATTTAGCCGAGGTCCACGCTTTTATTCGTCAACACCCCTCTATCGCTGAGCTAATCCTCTTCGGTGTTCCTGATCCTCGCTTAGGTCAAGAACTCTGTGCTGCGATTCGCTTGCATGACGGTCACTCGCTCGACACAGAACAGCTGCGTCAATACTGCCATGGCAATATTGCGCACTACAAAATTCCACGTTATGTGCTGTGTTACGACCAGTTCCCCGTCGCAGAAAACCAAAATACCAAAGATCTGCTTCAAACAGACGCCATTACAAAACTAAGCCTATAA
- the argJ gene encoding bifunctional glutamate N-acetyltransferase/amino-acid acetyltransferase ArgJ, with protein sequence MAVNLIIPSQADVHAVKGVQIGIASAGIRKAGNKDITVFQFAPDTAIAGVFTTNRFRAAPVQVCETHLASETDVQALIINTGNANAGTGEPGLVDARLTCTELAKILQLRPSQILPFSTGVILEPLPMDKLLGALPAAVSDLQDNNWFNAAHSIMTTDTQPKIHSTQITLDGKTVTMTGISKGAGMIRPNMATMLGFLATDAGIAPELLKEITRDIANKSFNRITIDGDMSTNDSFIIAATGQSGVYVESVASPHYAELFQTLRNAAIDLAQKIVRDGEGATKFITITVEQAKTSEEARKIAYAIAHSPLVKTAFFASDPNLGRILAAIGYAGVDDLDVSHLRLWLGDVLVALNGGRNPDYLESEGKRVMQESEILVRVALDRGDCTETVYTCDFSHEYVTINADYRS encoded by the coding sequence ATGGCTGTTAATCTTATTATTCCATCACAAGCCGATGTTCACGCGGTCAAAGGCGTACAAATCGGCATTGCCTCTGCTGGCATCCGCAAGGCGGGCAACAAAGACATCACCGTGTTTCAGTTTGCTCCAGACACGGCCATTGCAGGGGTATTTACCACCAACCGCTTTCGTGCGGCTCCCGTGCAGGTCTGCGAAACACACTTAGCCTCGGAAACCGACGTACAAGCACTCATCATTAACACAGGCAATGCGAATGCCGGAACCGGCGAACCCGGTTTGGTCGATGCCCGTCTGACATGTACTGAACTCGCTAAAATTCTCCAGCTACGTCCCTCACAGATTCTTCCTTTTTCGACTGGTGTGATTTTAGAGCCTCTTCCTATGGATAAGCTCTTAGGCGCATTACCTGCTGCCGTCTCAGACCTACAGGATAACAACTGGTTTAATGCGGCTCACAGCATTATGACCACCGACACACAACCTAAAATCCACTCTACGCAGATCACGCTAGACGGGAAAACCGTCACCATGACAGGGATCAGTAAAGGGGCCGGCATGATTCGCCCTAATATGGCGACCATGCTAGGTTTTTTAGCTACCGATGCGGGCATTGCCCCAGAGCTACTAAAGGAAATAACGCGCGATATCGCCAATAAATCCTTTAACCGCATCACCATTGATGGTGACATGTCTACCAATGACTCTTTTATTATTGCTGCCACAGGTCAAAGTGGCGTCTATGTAGAGAGCGTTGCCAGCCCCCATTATGCAGAGCTATTTCAGACACTACGTAACGCAGCTATTGATCTAGCTCAAAAGATTGTGCGTGATGGCGAAGGCGCAACAAAATTCATCACTATTACCGTTGAACAAGCTAAAACATCCGAAGAAGCACGCAAAATTGCTTATGCCATTGCGCACTCTCCCTTGGTAAAAACCGCCTTTTTTGCCTCTGATCCTAACTTAGGACGTATTTTAGCTGCCATTGGTTATGCCGGTGTCGATGACCTAGATGTCAGCCATCTGCGTTTGTGGTTAGGTGACGTACTAGTGGCGTTAAATGGGGGTCGCAACCCCGATTACCTGGAATCCGAAGGTAAACGAGTCATGCAAGAAAGCGAAATTTTAGTGCGTGTAGCCCTAGATCGTGGCGATTGCACAGAGACAGTCTACACCTGCGACTTCTCTCATGAGTACGTCACAATTAATGCAGACTATAGATCGTAA
- a CDS encoding MarR family winged helix-turn-helix transcriptional regulator has translation MLINDLPVNSTLSELPDLESRLNPGSCNHLRTWLRFLSCGRLIENEIRSRLRREFNTTLPRYDLMAHLEKHPKGIKMSDLSKHLMVTNGNITGITDQLVKEGFVQRIKLPQDRRSSLLKLTAKGRVQLAEISTAHNEWVCSIFGQLSDQTIQNMMGSLDELKMHSHLFTTATP, from the coding sequence ATGCTTATAAATGATCTTCCTGTAAACAGCACGCTATCTGAACTACCTGACTTAGAAAGCCGCCTAAACCCAGGCTCATGCAATCACTTGCGCACTTGGTTGCGTTTTCTTAGTTGCGGTCGACTCATAGAAAATGAAATTCGTAGCCGTTTACGTCGTGAATTTAACACCACCTTGCCTCGTTACGACCTGATGGCTCACTTAGAAAAACATCCCAAAGGGATCAAAATGAGTGACTTATCCAAACATCTAATGGTCACAAACGGCAATATTACGGGCATCACAGATCAACTTGTCAAAGAAGGCTTTGTTCAACGCATCAAACTGCCCCAAGACCGCCGTAGTTCGTTATTAAAACTCACTGCCAAAGGTCGAGTGCAACTGGCTGAAATCAGTACTGCCCACAACGAATGGGTATGCTCTATTTTCGGTCAACTTTCAGATCAAACGATCCAAAACATGATGGGTTCGCTAGACGAGCTAAAAATGCACTCGCATCTATTTACTACCGCTACCCCCTAA
- the hemL gene encoding glutamate-1-semialdehyde 2,1-aminomutase yields MSKNQELFDRACHHIPGGVNSPVRAFGSVGGTPRFIERAEGAYVWDADGNKYIDYVGSWGPAILGHAHPDVVKAVQDAAVKGLSFGAPTAGEVELADLICKRLPSIEKVRLVSSGTEATMSAIRLARGFTGRNLIVKFEGCYHGHADSLLVKAGSGLLTFGNPTSAGVPEDFIRHTLVLDYNNIEAIKTAFAEHGAHIACVIVEPVAGNMNLIKPIAGFLETLRELCTEHGSVLIFDEVMTGFRAGPQGVQGLTGIKPDMTTLAKVIGGGMPVGAFGGRADIMDAIAPLGGVYQAGTLSGNPVAVAAGLTTLKLLDNAQFYQNLSAQTEKLAKGLEALAKAEGITFCTDTVGGMLGLYFSESIPTSFAEVSASNTAKFNQFFHAMLDEGVYWAPSAFEASFTSGAHDDEVIQATLDIAAKVFKKIKD; encoded by the coding sequence ATGTCTAAAAACCAAGAACTCTTTGATCGCGCTTGCCACCACATTCCGGGTGGCGTGAACTCCCCTGTACGTGCTTTTGGCTCTGTCGGTGGCACGCCGCGCTTCATTGAGCGTGCCGAAGGGGCCTATGTATGGGATGCCGATGGCAACAAATACATAGACTATGTTGGCTCTTGGGGCCCTGCGATTTTAGGCCATGCGCATCCAGATGTAGTCAAAGCCGTTCAAGACGCCGCCGTAAAAGGCCTCTCTTTTGGCGCCCCCACAGCCGGAGAGGTAGAACTAGCTGACTTAATTTGCAAACGTCTTCCATCGATTGAAAAAGTCCGTTTAGTTAGCTCTGGCACCGAAGCCACCATGAGCGCAATTCGTTTAGCTCGTGGCTTTACGGGTCGTAACCTAATTGTTAAGTTTGAAGGCTGTTATCACGGTCACGCAGATAGCCTCTTGGTCAAAGCAGGCTCAGGCCTACTCACCTTTGGGAACCCGACCTCCGCTGGCGTTCCAGAAGACTTTATTCGCCACACCTTGGTTTTGGACTACAACAACATTGAGGCCATCAAAACAGCCTTTGCGGAACACGGTGCTCATATCGCCTGCGTTATCGTAGAGCCAGTTGCCGGTAATATGAACCTCATCAAACCCATCGCAGGCTTCTTAGAAACCTTGCGCGAATTATGTACCGAACACGGTTCTGTACTGATTTTTGATGAGGTGATGACAGGATTTCGCGCAGGGCCACAGGGGGTACAAGGTCTAACTGGTATCAAACCAGATATGACCACCCTAGCTAAGGTCATTGGTGGCGGTATGCCCGTCGGCGCATTTGGTGGTCGTGCAGACATTATGGATGCCATTGCGCCACTAGGTGGCGTATACCAAGCAGGGACACTATCAGGCAATCCTGTCGCCGTTGCTGCGGGCTTAACCACATTAAAATTATTGGATAATGCCCAGTTCTACCAAAACCTATCGGCCCAAACAGAAAAACTAGCCAAAGGGCTAGAAGCACTAGCCAAAGCCGAAGGAATCACTTTCTGCACAGACACCGTAGGTGGTATGTTGGGTCTATACTTTAGCGAAAGCATTCCCACCTCTTTTGCTGAAGTTTCCGCTAGCAACACAGCTAAATTTAATCAATTCTTCCATGCCATGTTGGACGAAGGCGTTTATTGGGCCCCTTCGGCTTTTGAGGCCTCATTCACCTCTGGCGCACATGACGACGAAGTGATTCAAGCTACTTTAGACATAGCAGCCAAAGTTTTCAAAAAAATCAAAGACTAA